In Candidatus Neomarinimicrobiota bacterium, the following proteins share a genomic window:
- a CDS encoding helix-turn-helix transcriptional regulator, giving the protein MISYQVISSRGKPRFAVVDYHAFLNLLEQLESHQKSSGSGKRSRQRKEPSASELTQLMRTSPIKGWRLFRNMTQSELADMTGLKQTHVSLMEGNKIKPRENTLQKLATALNCTVEDLTVRRP; this is encoded by the coding sequence ATGATTAGCTATCAAGTTATTTCCTCCCGCGGCAAGCCCCGGTTCGCGGTGGTGGACTACCACGCCTTCCTGAATCTCCTTGAACAGCTTGAGAGCCACCAAAAAAGCTCCGGGTCGGGCAAGCGCAGCCGCCAGCGAAAGGAGCCCTCAGCAAGCGAACTCACTCAGCTCATGCGCACCAGCCCCATCAAGGGCTGGCGGCTGTTTCGCAACATGACGCAGTCCGAGCTGGCCGATATGACCGGGCTCAAGCAGACCCATGTCAGCCTCATGGAAGGCAACAAGATCAAGCCCCGGGAAAATACGCTTCAGAAGCTGGCTACCGCCCTCAACTGTACGGTGGAGGACCTGACTGTCCGGCGTCCCTGA
- a CDS encoding ribonuclease H-like domain-containing protein has product MRYLIFDIETVPVADLPAALNEEAARRTEREIGKSGLAPDEAERLVRSISPFLGRVVAIGLRLYHDSSQETKDKVIAEPTEEGTLQAFFETVNHPASQDLRFVHYNGLNFDVPFLMIRAALHGLPIHNPRFMNLRRFGYDPHVDVMQFLSRWGREGVSLDMACHSFGIPSPKGGDVSGETVAEAIDRGDLDAVEAYVMRDVEATYQLFLKIKPYL; this is encoded by the coding sequence GTGCGCTACCTCATCTTCGACATCGAGACGGTGCCCGTGGCCGATCTGCCCGCTGCGTTGAACGAGGAAGCCGCCAGGCGCACAGAGCGGGAGATTGGCAAAAGTGGCCTGGCCCCGGACGAGGCGGAGCGGCTCGTGCGCTCAATCTCGCCCTTTCTGGGAAGAGTCGTGGCCATCGGTCTGCGCCTCTATCACGATTCCAGCCAGGAGACCAAGGACAAGGTCATCGCCGAGCCCACCGAAGAGGGCACGCTGCAGGCCTTTTTCGAGACCGTCAACCACCCCGCCTCCCAGGACTTGCGCTTCGTGCACTACAACGGCCTCAACTTTGATGTGCCCTTCCTCATGATCCGGGCCGCGCTGCACGGGCTGCCCATCCACAATCCCCGTTTCATGAACCTGCGCCGTTTCGGTTATGATCCCCACGTGGACGTGATGCAGTTTCTGTCGCGTTGGGGCCGGGAAGGCGTCAGTCTCGATATGGCCTGCCACAGCTTCGGCATTCCCTCCCCCAAAGGCGGCGACGTCAGCGGCGAGACCGTGGCGGAGGCCATCGACCGGGGAGACTTGGACGCGGTGGAGGCCTATGTCATGCGGGACGTGGAGGCCACCTACCAGCTGTTCCTGAAGATCAAGCCCTACCTCTAG
- a CDS encoding type II toxin-antitoxin system HicB family antitoxin: MNRKFTLEYWRDDSWYVGKLQEAPGVFSQGKSLQELEENIQEAYELMIAEQDSETGREVKTKEITLDLA, from the coding sequence ATGAATAGAAAATTTACCCTGGAATATTGGAGGGACGACAGTTGGTATGTGGGCAAGCTCCAGGAAGCGCCAGGTGTGTTCAGCCAGGGAAAATCCTTGCAGGAACTTGAGGAAAACATACAGGAAGCCTACGAGCTTATGATTGCGGAACAGGATTCGGAGACCGGCCGTGAAGTGAAGACCAAGGAGATCACTCTGGACCTTGCGTGA
- a CDS encoding type II toxin-antitoxin system HicA family toxin, with protein sequence MKRRELVKELSAAGCYLKRHGRNHDIYANPRSGRQAPVPRHSEIKDSLYRLIRKQLNI encoded by the coding sequence GTGAAGAGGCGCGAACTGGTTAAGGAGCTCAGCGCTGCCGGTTGCTACCTGAAGCGCCACGGCAGGAATCACGACATCTATGCCAACCCTCGAAGCGGAAGGCAGGCGCCGGTGCCCCGCCACTCTGAAATCAAAGACTCTCTCTACAGACTCATTCGCAAACAGCTGAATATTTAA
- a CDS encoding D-2-hydroxyacid dehydrogenase, with translation MAVPAPTKALRVLLVTSMSGLEAQLRKRSPPGVAWLRTKTDPDTAQALAQAEVVVADPPLVAYHLEGAPHLKWLQATYAGVDSLLRAGAPRDFVLTRVEGAFGPMMAEYTLGHILARERHLLGLSRWQESHQWQPSGYRVLSDLTLGLLGVGSIGQAVAAVARGFGMTVWGFRRGSGTVPNVDRVFTPDQLAEFLAGADYLVNILPSTPATRGLLSGEVFKACRPGTVFINIGRGDIVDEHSLVQALEAGWLAGAVLDVFDAEPLPKDSPLWDLPGVTITPHVAALGAAGAIAEIVAANLARYLAGEPLRQVVDWERGY, from the coding sequence ATGGCCGTTCCAGCGCCCACCAAAGCACTGCGCGTATTACTGGTTACCAGCATGTCGGGCCTGGAGGCTCAACTGCGCAAGCGCAGCCCGCCTGGCGTGGCGTGGTTGCGCACCAAAACCGATCCTGATACCGCCCAAGCCCTGGCCCAAGCGGAGGTGGTGGTCGCCGATCCGCCCCTGGTGGCGTACCATCTGGAAGGGGCCCCCCACCTGAAGTGGTTGCAAGCGACCTATGCCGGGGTCGACAGTCTGCTCCGGGCGGGCGCCCCACGGGACTTTGTACTCACCCGCGTGGAAGGGGCCTTTGGCCCGATGATGGCGGAGTACACCCTGGGACATATCCTCGCCCGGGAGCGGCACCTGCTGGGGCTGTCCCGCTGGCAGGAGAGCCATCAGTGGCAGCCGTCCGGCTACCGGGTGCTTTCGGACCTGACCCTGGGCCTTCTGGGGGTGGGGAGCATCGGTCAGGCGGTGGCCGCTGTGGCCCGAGGGTTTGGCATGACGGTGTGGGGGTTTCGGCGGGGCAGTGGCACGGTGCCCAACGTGGACCGGGTCTTCACCCCGGACCAGCTCGCTGAGTTTCTGGCCGGTGCCGACTACCTGGTCAATATTCTGCCCAGCACGCCCGCCACCCGTGGCCTGCTGTCGGGTGAGGTGTTTAAGGCCTGCCGGCCGGGGACCGTGTTCATCAACATAGGCCGGGGGGACATTGTGGACGAGCACAGCCTGGTGCAGGCGCTGGAGGCCGGCTGGCTGGCCGGGGCGGTGCTGGATGTTTTCGATGCGGAGCCGCTGCCCAAGGACAGCCCGCTGTGGGACCTGCCGGGCGTGACCATCACGCCCCACGTGGCGGCGCTGGGCGCAGCGGGAGCTATTGCCGAGATCGTTGCAGCCAACCTGGCGCGCTACTTGGCGGGTGAGCCGCTCAGGCAGGTGGTGGACTGGGAGCGGGGGTACTGA
- the dapF gene encoding diaminopimelate epimerase produces the protein MIPFTKAQGAGNDFVLFDAQRCPDIIRDPAFIQRVCNRHRGVGADGVMILSPPEDAGVDMHLDYHNADGSWETFCANGTRCAVAFAIRGEMVRRREIVVRTGAGDHRAELLPDGRVRLQILPPSHVTELMELNGFKGRQVDSGAPHFVIEVDDLSEALVAANGPALRHHAAFQPRGVNVDFFQRIDSQTLKVITYEKGVESVMLSCASGSTAACFQAARSGAMSSPIRVVNPGGELSVEFDDGWREVSVTGPAELVFDAQLPDDF, from the coding sequence ATGATCCCCTTTACCAAGGCCCAGGGAGCAGGCAACGATTTCGTGCTGTTTGATGCCCAACGCTGCCCGGACATCATCCGTGACCCCGCCTTCATTCAGCGGGTGTGCAACCGCCACAGGGGGGTTGGGGCCGACGGCGTGATGATCCTATCGCCACCGGAGGATGCGGGGGTGGACATGCACCTGGACTACCATAACGCCGACGGCAGCTGGGAAACCTTCTGCGCCAACGGGACCCGCTGCGCAGTGGCTTTTGCCATCCGGGGAGAGATGGTCAGGCGCCGGGAAATCGTCGTACGAACGGGAGCGGGTGACCACCGTGCGGAGCTGCTGCCGGACGGGCGGGTCCGGCTCCAGATTCTGCCCCCCAGCCACGTCACTGAGCTCATGGAGTTGAACGGCTTCAAGGGGCGGCAGGTGGACTCGGGAGCGCCCCATTTTGTCATTGAGGTGGACGACCTGAGCGAAGCGCTGGTGGCGGCCAACGGCCCAGCCCTGCGCCATCATGCTGCCTTCCAGCCGAGGGGAGTGAACGTGGACTTTTTTCAGCGGATTGACAGCCAGACCCTGAAGGTTATCACCTACGAAAAGGGGGTGGAGTCGGTGATGCTGTCGTGCGCCAGCGGCAGTACGGCGGCCTGCTTCCAGGCGGCCCGTAGCGGGGCGATGAGCAGCCCTATCCGGGTGGTCAACCCGGGCGGGGAGCTGAGCGTAGAGTTCGATGATGGTTGGCGGGAAGTGAGCGTTACCGGTCCGGCGGAACTGGTTTTTGATGCGCAGTTGCCGGATGACTTTTAG